From one Fibrobacter sp. genomic stretch:
- a CDS encoding TrkA family potassium uptake protein encodes MASKQYIIIGLGNSAIFLARHLTSLGHDVLVVDNHPEKVQDISSTVSQAMVADSTRKKQLASIPLQKADSVIVCIGENLEASLLTVLNLKELGVKHIIAKSSSAAHSSILEKLGVSDIFHPERDSAIALAERLNRPNMLDFLPFMEGFSIVEVVCPKEFLGKTLKDLNITHKYGVQVIAIRDPQEPTPKIGNLADIVLQEDDVLFLIGPNNALDKFKS; translated from the coding sequence ATGGCATCCAAGCAATACATCATTATCGGTCTCGGCAACTCCGCCATCTTCCTCGCCCGTCACCTGACGAGCCTCGGGCACGACGTGCTCGTGGTGGATAACCATCCCGAAAAGGTGCAGGACATCTCCAGCACCGTATCGCAGGCCATGGTCGCCGACTCCACCCGCAAAAAACAGCTCGCGAGCATCCCGCTCCAGAAGGCGGACTCCGTCATCGTCTGTATCGGCGAGAACCTGGAGGCAAGCCTCCTCACCGTGCTGAACCTCAAGGAACTGGGCGTGAAGCACATCATCGCGAAGTCCAGTAGCGCCGCCCACTCGAGCATCCTCGAGAAGCTCGGCGTCTCGGACATCTTCCACCCGGAAAGGGACTCCGCCATCGCGCTCGCCGAACGCCTGAACCGCCCGAACATGCTCGACTTCTTGCCGTTCATGGAAGGCTTCAGCATCGTGGAAGTCGTGTGCCCCAAGGAATTCCTCGGGAAGACGCTTAAGGACCTGAACATCACCCACAAGTACGGCGTGCAGGTCATCGCCATCCGCGACCCGCAGGAACCGACGCCCAAGATCGGTAACCTCGCCGACATCGTGTTGCAGGAAGACGACGTGCTGTTCCTCATCGGCCCGAACAACGCTCTCGACAAGTTCAAGAGCTAG